A region from the Streptomyces sp. NBC_01445 genome encodes:
- a CDS encoding antibiotic biosynthesis monooxygenase family protein, with translation MVTFVNKLTVHGDVEEFLAAKDRVTAYMSAQPGYLGHRTLRLAGGEPVFLELADWQDAAAHRAAVTSPAFGALVGGLKQLATPEPALYETVPERSAGTAAVPIASGL, from the coding sequence ATGGTGACCTTCGTGAACAAGCTGACCGTCCACGGCGATGTCGAGGAGTTCCTCGCCGCCAAGGACCGTGTCACCGCCTACATGAGCGCCCAGCCCGGATACCTCGGCCACCGGACGCTGCGTCTGGCCGGCGGCGAGCCGGTGTTCCTGGAACTCGCCGACTGGCAGGACGCCGCGGCCCACCGCGCCGCTGTCACGAGCCCGGCCTTCGGGGCGCTCGTCGGCGGCCTCAAGCAACTGGCCACCCCGGAGCCCGCCCTGTACGAAACCGTGCCCGAGCGCAGCGCCGGCACGGCCGCCGTGCCGATCGCGTCCGGCCTGTGA
- a CDS encoding class I adenylate-forming enzyme family protein, with protein MPHFTYPELPLDGLLRRAAARDPHAPALTTGRGTVTYGQLDAHADRIARFLARAVGRRGAVVGVANTLDPVFPAAYYGTSRSGNTVALINPLVNEHALHHVCAAAGVEIALVPAATGEQLMKMRDRLPLLHTIVVTDADDAVVPGDTVPLHVALDETPDGPYERDEPADVDPSSVVCIQFTTGTTGRPKGVRLTHRNLVANATQTALAQGLGPGSVTLNHLPLFHVMHLNSAVCAGASQILCHDPDPVASLALAAREGATHYYGLPARLHRLADDPRLTTACEGVPAGPRLTAVMSGGTALAPAAAHRLRQALGVPVVQGYGLAELSPLSHMQRPADPAVRGAVGAVLPGTECRVVDLGSREPVAVWATGEVQVRGPQVMAGYLNDDEPSRIDADGWFSTGDAGWLDEDGRLFLVDRLGDVFKYDNELVSPTGVERIIAEDPRVAECVVVGWPDAVHGAVVWAGIVLRDPTGTARRAAYTGLDTLDTLDAVAEEANRRLAPFERIRRVEALDAVPRTPTGKPERQALRQKVRALAAAEAAA; from the coding sequence GTGCCGCACTTCACGTACCCGGAACTGCCACTGGACGGCCTTCTGCGTCGCGCCGCCGCACGCGACCCCCACGCGCCCGCCCTCACCACCGGGCGAGGCACCGTCACCTACGGGCAGCTCGACGCCCACGCCGACCGGATCGCCCGCTTCCTCGCGCGCGCCGTCGGCCGCCGGGGCGCCGTGGTCGGCGTGGCCAACACGCTCGACCCGGTCTTCCCCGCCGCCTACTACGGCACCAGCCGCAGCGGCAACACCGTCGCGCTGATTAATCCGCTGGTGAACGAGCACGCGCTGCACCACGTCTGTGCCGCCGCCGGCGTCGAGATCGCCCTGGTACCGGCAGCCACCGGCGAGCAGCTGATGAAGATGCGCGACCGGCTGCCGCTGCTGCACACCATCGTCGTCACCGACGCCGACGACGCGGTGGTCCCCGGTGACACCGTCCCCCTTCACGTGGCCCTCGACGAGACACCCGACGGGCCGTACGAGCGGGACGAACCGGCGGACGTCGATCCGTCCTCGGTGGTGTGCATCCAGTTCACGACCGGGACCACCGGACGCCCCAAGGGCGTCCGCCTCACCCACCGCAACCTCGTCGCCAACGCCACGCAGACCGCCCTGGCCCAGGGCCTCGGCCCCGGTTCGGTCACCCTCAACCACCTGCCGCTGTTCCATGTGATGCACCTCAACTCGGCCGTGTGCGCGGGCGCTTCACAGATCCTGTGCCACGACCCGGACCCGGTGGCCTCGCTCGCCCTGGCCGCCCGCGAGGGCGCCACCCACTACTACGGGCTCCCTGCCCGGCTGCACCGGCTCGCCGACGACCCGCGGCTGACCACCGCCTGTGAGGGCGTTCCGGCGGGCCCGCGGCTGACCGCGGTCATGTCCGGCGGCACCGCCCTGGCGCCGGCGGCGGCCCACCGCCTGCGGCAGGCGCTCGGTGTGCCCGTCGTCCAGGGGTACGGCCTCGCCGAACTCTCCCCGCTCTCCCACATGCAGCGCCCGGCCGACCCCGCGGTGCGCGGCGCCGTCGGCGCAGTCCTGCCCGGTACCGAATGCCGTGTCGTGGACCTCGGCTCGCGGGAGCCCGTCGCCGTGTGGGCCACCGGTGAGGTGCAGGTGCGCGGGCCGCAGGTGATGGCCGGTTACCTGAACGACGACGAGCCGTCCCGGATCGACGCCGACGGCTGGTTCTCCACCGGTGACGCCGGCTGGCTCGACGAGGACGGCCGCCTGTTCCTGGTGGACAGGCTCGGCGACGTCTTCAAGTACGACAACGAACTCGTGTCACCTACCGGCGTCGAACGGATCATCGCCGAGGACCCGAGGGTCGCCGAATGCGTCGTCGTCGGCTGGCCCGACGCGGTGCACGGAGCCGTCGTCTGGGCGGGCATCGTCCTGCGTGACCCGACCGGCACAGCGCGCCGCGCCGCGTACACCGGCCTCGACACGCTGGACACGCTGGACGCGGTCGCCGAGGAGGCCAACCGGCGGCTCGCCCCCTTCGAGCGCATCCGCAGGGTCGAGGCCCTCGACGCCGTGCCCCGCACCCCCACAGGCAAACCCGAACGGCAGGCGCTGAGGCAGAAGGTGCGCGCCCTCGCCGCCGCCGAAGCCGCCGCCTGA
- a CDS encoding nuclear transport factor 2 family protein, translating into MTAQLETAPHSTAFGALYAQVQQFYAHQMQLLDGAESQRWADTFTEDAVFDVPTLAEPVRGRPGLVAANRGAAARLAEAGERHRHFMGMFDVVERPDGALDVRSYTTVYASVIGGVSRVHRVCVCEDVLVRGADGRLLVATRKVTRDDLG; encoded by the coding sequence ATGACCGCGCAGCTCGAAACCGCCCCGCACTCAACGGCGTTCGGCGCCCTGTACGCGCAGGTGCAGCAGTTCTACGCGCACCAGATGCAGCTCCTCGACGGCGCCGAGTCACAGCGGTGGGCGGACACCTTCACCGAGGACGCCGTCTTCGACGTGCCGACACTCGCGGAGCCCGTGCGCGGCCGTCCCGGTCTGGTCGCGGCCAACCGCGGCGCCGCGGCGCGGCTCGCGGAGGCGGGCGAGCGGCACCGGCACTTCATGGGCATGTTCGATGTGGTGGAGCGCCCGGACGGCGCCCTGGACGTGCGGTCGTACACGACCGTCTACGCCTCGGTGATCGGCGGCGTCTCCCGCGTGCACCGGGTGTGCGTGTGCGAGGACGTGCTGGTGCGCGGCGCGGACGGGCGGTTGCTCGTGGCGACGCGCAAGGTCACCCGCGACGACCTCGGGTGA
- a CDS encoding MBL fold metallo-hydrolase, whose amino-acid sequence MQPTTTDRPPVPAVAPLGRAVEVGEGVHAYLQPPGGWCLNNAGIIVSGGESALVDTTATEARARHLRATALELNPVAPRAVVTTHFHGDHAFGNFVFPEAVVIGHERTRTEMMAAGLHLTGLWPDVVWGGIELAPPTVTYRDRLTLHVGAIRAELEHTGPAHTSNDTVVWLPGQRVLFTGDLVMNGVTPFCLMGSIAGSLAALGRLRAFGDTTVVPGHGPVGGPETFDAVEGYLRLVQRLAQEGLRAGLTPIRTARGAHLGRYADLLDPERLAPNLRRAYAELEGLPADAPLPMSERQAALGEMIEFNGGPPCCLA is encoded by the coding sequence GTGCAGCCCACTACCACCGACCGTCCCCCGGTGCCCGCCGTCGCTCCGCTCGGCCGCGCCGTCGAGGTCGGCGAAGGTGTCCACGCGTATCTCCAGCCGCCCGGCGGGTGGTGCCTGAACAACGCGGGCATCATCGTGTCCGGCGGTGAGAGCGCCCTCGTCGACACCACGGCGACCGAGGCCCGGGCCCGTCATCTGCGGGCCACCGCACTGGAGTTGAACCCCGTGGCGCCGCGCGCCGTCGTCACCACGCACTTCCACGGCGACCACGCCTTCGGCAACTTCGTCTTCCCCGAGGCCGTCGTCATCGGCCACGAGCGCACGCGTACGGAGATGATGGCGGCCGGGCTGCACCTGACGGGCCTGTGGCCGGACGTGGTGTGGGGCGGCATCGAGCTCGCGCCGCCCACCGTGACCTACCGCGACCGCCTCACCCTGCACGTCGGCGCGATCCGTGCCGAGCTGGAACACACAGGGCCCGCCCACACCTCGAACGACACCGTGGTCTGGCTGCCCGGGCAGCGGGTCCTGTTCACCGGCGATCTCGTCATGAACGGCGTGACGCCCTTCTGCCTGATGGGCTCGATCGCCGGATCGCTGGCAGCCCTGGGGCGGCTGCGCGCGTTCGGTGACACCACCGTCGTACCCGGACACGGACCGGTCGGCGGCCCCGAGACGTTCGACGCCGTCGAGGGCTATCTGCGCCTGGTGCAGCGGCTCGCCCAGGAGGGCCTGCGGGCAGGCCTGACACCGATCCGGACGGCGCGCGGCGCACACCTGGGGCGCTACGCGGACCTCCTCGACCCGGAGCGGCTGGCCCCCAACCTCCGCCGCGCGTACGCGGAACTGGAGGGCCTGCCCGCCGACGCCCCGCTGCCCATGTCCGAAAGGCAGGCCGCACTGGGCGAGATGATCGAGTTCAACGGCGGACCGCCCTGCTGCCTCGCCTGA
- a CDS encoding DUF6059 family protein, with protein MAERRRWSSLLLREVWSGLVALGAVYVTGETSRSRTPRVLLAQPPAGHPERLRPDVPLTSLELALIRELETR; from the coding sequence ATGGCCGAGCGGCGTCGATGGTCGTCCCTACTGTTGCGGGAGGTCTGGTCCGGGCTTGTCGCCCTCGGCGCGGTGTACGTGACCGGTGAGACGAGCCGCTCGCGCACACCGCGCGTACTCCTGGCGCAGCCTCCCGCCGGCCATCCCGAGCGGCTGCGCCCGGACGTGCCGCTGACGTCGCTGGAGCTGGCCCTGATACGGGAGTTGGAGACCCGCTGA
- a CDS encoding FAD-dependent monooxygenase, with product MSGQTGRAAQTEQAERAATTPATHRTDVCVVGAGPAGLALSLMLLRSGVRVTLLEKSRAFARDFHGEILQPGGQRILDELGVLAAARSRGDRTLRGFQVLERDRLLLDIDYRRLDAPYDRLLALPQRHLLDALLAACRRLPGFTCLDGHRVKELLQERGRYTGAVASGPGGRRVAVPARVVVAADGRFSKTRALAGIDAGRTEAFDQDVVWFSLPAPGRATGLVRIHRAAGTAVLVHDTYPDRIRVGWTLPHRAWPEVADAGLTAIKNQLAVAVPQFADLIDRHLTSRADLKLLDVFAARAPSWADDGLVLVGDSGHTHGPLGAQGINLALQDAAVLHPILVEALRAGDVSRARLARFQELRGPAADAVTRVQRLQAKAFLGTSGRVATLARAGAAKLVTRTPIGPRITSRIAHGRVPVHVRTDLFDRS from the coding sequence ATGTCCGGGCAGACGGGGCGAGCCGCGCAGACGGAGCAGGCGGAGCGCGCCGCCACCACCCCCGCCACGCACCGCACCGATGTCTGCGTCGTCGGCGCGGGCCCGGCCGGCCTCGCCCTGAGCCTGATGCTGCTGCGCTCCGGCGTGCGCGTCACGCTCCTGGAGAAGTCACGGGCCTTCGCACGCGACTTCCACGGCGAGATACTCCAGCCCGGTGGCCAGCGGATCCTGGACGAACTCGGGGTGCTGGCCGCCGCGCGCTCCCGCGGGGACCGCACCCTGCGCGGCTTCCAGGTCCTCGAGCGCGACCGCCTGCTGCTCGACATCGACTACCGGCGCCTGGACGCACCGTACGACCGGCTCCTGGCGCTGCCGCAGCGCCACCTGCTCGACGCCCTGCTCGCGGCCTGCCGCCGGCTGCCCGGTTTCACCTGTCTCGACGGGCACCGGGTCAAGGAGCTGCTCCAGGAGCGCGGCCGGTACACGGGGGCGGTGGCGAGCGGACCCGGCGGGCGCCGGGTGGCTGTGCCCGCCCGGGTGGTCGTCGCCGCCGACGGGAGGTTCTCCAAGACCCGCGCGCTGGCCGGGATCGACGCCGGGCGCACCGAGGCGTTCGACCAGGACGTGGTGTGGTTCTCGCTGCCCGCGCCCGGCCGGGCCACCGGGCTCGTGCGCATCCACCGCGCGGCCGGCACGGCTGTCCTCGTCCACGACACCTACCCCGACCGGATCCGCGTGGGCTGGACGCTGCCGCACCGCGCCTGGCCCGAGGTCGCCGACGCCGGCCTCACCGCGATCAAGAACCAACTTGCCGTCGCCGTACCGCAGTTCGCCGACCTCATCGACCGGCACCTGACGAGCCGGGCGGATCTGAAGCTGCTCGACGTGTTCGCGGCGCGTGCCCCGTCGTGGGCCGACGACGGGCTCGTCCTGGTCGGGGACAGCGGGCACACCCACGGGCCCCTCGGCGCCCAGGGCATCAACCTCGCGCTGCAGGACGCCGCCGTGCTCCACCCCATTCTCGTCGAGGCGCTGCGCGCGGGCGACGTGAGCCGCGCACGCCTCGCCCGCTTCCAGGAACTGCGTGGGCCCGCCGCCGACGCGGTGACCCGAGTCCAGCGCCTGCAGGCCAAGGCGTTCCTGGGCACGTCCGGACGCGTCGCGACGCTCGCCAGGGCGGGCGCCGCGAAGCTGGTCACCCGGACTCCGATCGGCCCGCGCATCACGTCCCGAATCGCCCACGGCCGAGTCCCCGTCCACGTACGAACGGATCTCTTCGACCGGTCCTAG
- a CDS encoding acyl carrier protein yields the protein MDRLELSDLKTLLRECAGEEEGVDLDGDVIDVTFTELGYDSLALLQTTGRIEREYGISLDEDGLDEAETPRALLALVDRALAAARAVA from the coding sequence ATGGACCGCCTCGAACTGAGCGACCTGAAGACCCTGCTGCGCGAGTGCGCCGGCGAGGAGGAGGGCGTCGACCTGGACGGCGACGTCATCGACGTCACGTTCACGGAACTCGGCTACGACTCGCTCGCACTCCTGCAGACCACCGGACGCATCGAGCGCGAATACGGGATCAGCCTGGACGAGGACGGCCTCGACGAGGCCGAGACCCCGCGCGCCCTCCTCGCCCTGGTCGACCGGGCGCTGGCTGCCGCCAGGGCCGTGGCCTGA
- a CDS encoding ketosynthase chain-length factor yields MSTATMEAPAAPALAPSTTGTVVTGIGVAAPNGLGAEAWWAAVLRGESGIRRLTRFDASGYPVRIAGEVPGFLDEEHLPSRLLRQTDRVTRLSLVAAKEALDDSGTDPADLPAYSAGVVTASSAGGFEFGQRELQELWSKGGQYVSAYQSFAWFYAVNTGQISIRHGLRGSSGVVVSEQAGGLDAVAHARRQIRKGARVMITGGVDSGLCPWGWAAHLAGGGLSTVEDPAAAYLPFAADATGHVVGEGGALFVLEDAAAARARGAAAYGTIAGYAATFDGPGTPRLVDAARIALADAGVRPDEIDVVFADAAGERSADRAEAAALTEVFGACGVPVTAPKSMTGRLLAGGASLDLAAALFAVRDQVIPPTTGTARPADDCPVDLVTVTRTGIRLRHALVLARGRGGFNSAAVVSAPA; encoded by the coding sequence ATGAGCACAGCGACCATGGAGGCGCCGGCTGCTCCGGCCCTCGCCCCGTCCACCACGGGCACCGTCGTCACCGGCATCGGCGTCGCCGCCCCCAACGGCCTGGGCGCCGAGGCCTGGTGGGCCGCCGTGCTGCGCGGCGAGAGCGGGATCCGCCGCCTGACCCGCTTCGACGCGAGCGGCTACCCGGTGCGCATCGCGGGCGAGGTCCCCGGCTTCCTCGACGAGGAACATCTGCCCAGCCGGCTCCTGAGACAGACCGACCGGGTCACCCGACTGTCGCTGGTCGCCGCCAAGGAAGCTCTGGACGACTCCGGAACCGATCCCGCCGACCTGCCCGCCTACAGCGCGGGCGTGGTCACCGCCAGTTCCGCGGGCGGCTTCGAGTTCGGCCAGCGTGAGCTTCAAGAGCTGTGGAGCAAGGGCGGTCAGTACGTCAGCGCCTACCAGTCCTTCGCCTGGTTCTACGCCGTCAACACCGGCCAGATCTCCATCCGGCACGGACTGCGCGGCTCCAGCGGAGTCGTCGTGTCCGAACAGGCGGGCGGCCTCGACGCGGTCGCGCACGCCCGCCGCCAGATCCGCAAGGGCGCCCGCGTGATGATCACCGGCGGGGTCGACTCCGGCCTGTGCCCGTGGGGCTGGGCCGCCCATCTGGCCGGCGGTGGCCTGAGCACCGTCGAGGACCCGGCCGCCGCGTATCTGCCGTTCGCCGCCGACGCCACCGGACACGTCGTCGGCGAGGGCGGGGCGCTGTTCGTCCTGGAGGACGCCGCGGCCGCCCGCGCGCGCGGCGCCGCCGCGTACGGCACCATCGCCGGATACGCCGCCACGTTCGACGGCCCCGGCACGCCCCGCCTCGTGGACGCCGCACGGATCGCGCTCGCCGACGCTGGCGTGCGGCCCGACGAGATCGACGTCGTGTTCGCCGACGCGGCCGGCGAGCGTTCCGCGGACCGGGCCGAAGCGGCCGCGCTCACCGAGGTGTTCGGCGCCTGCGGCGTACCGGTCACCGCCCCCAAGTCGATGACCGGCCGTCTCCTTGCGGGCGGCGCCTCGCTCGACCTGGCAGCCGCCCTGTTCGCCGTGCGCGACCAGGTGATCCCGCCGACCACCGGCACGGCGCGGCCCGCGGACGACTGCCCCGTCGACCTGGTCACCGTCACCCGCACCGGGATCCGGCTGCGGCACGCGCTGGTCCTCGCGCGCGGCCGTGGCGGGTTCAACTCGGCGGCCGTCGTCAGCGCCCCCGCGTAA
- a CDS encoding beta-ketoacyl-[acyl-carrier-protein] synthase family protein — MRRAVITGIGVVAPGGVGTDNYWQTLTAGRTATRGITLFDASSFRSRIAAEADFDAAAHGFTPGEAARLDRAAQFALTSAREAVADAGLGHELDPVRTGVTLGSALGCTTGLDNEYGVVSENGSRWEVDHTKAVAHLFDYFVPSSMAAEVALATGAQGPVSLVSTGCTSGLDSIGHAVDLIREGSADVMIAGATEAPISPISVACFDAIKATSSRNDDPATASRPFDRTRNGFVLGEGSAVLVLEEFEHARSRGAHVYAEIAGFAGRSNAYHMTGLRSDGEEMAEAIRAALDEARLNPAAVDYINAHGSGTKQNDRHETAAFKRSLGDHAYRTPVSSIKSMIGHSLGAIGALEVAASALAIEHNTVPPTANLHEADPACDLDYTPLTAREQRTDTVLSVGSGFGGFQSAIVLTRPRLQEAA, encoded by the coding sequence ATGAGACGCGCCGTCATCACCGGCATCGGAGTCGTCGCCCCCGGCGGCGTGGGCACCGACAACTACTGGCAGACGCTCACGGCGGGCCGCACGGCCACCCGCGGCATCACCCTGTTCGACGCGTCCTCGTTCCGCTCGCGCATCGCCGCCGAGGCCGACTTCGACGCGGCCGCCCACGGGTTCACGCCCGGCGAGGCCGCCCGCCTCGACCGGGCCGCCCAGTTCGCGCTGACCAGCGCCCGCGAGGCCGTCGCCGACGCGGGCCTCGGCCACGAACTCGACCCGGTGCGTACGGGCGTCACGCTCGGCAGCGCGCTCGGCTGCACCACCGGCCTCGACAACGAGTACGGAGTGGTCAGCGAGAACGGCTCCCGGTGGGAGGTCGACCACACCAAGGCCGTCGCCCACCTCTTCGACTACTTCGTGCCCAGCTCCATGGCCGCCGAAGTGGCCCTGGCCACCGGCGCCCAGGGACCCGTCTCGCTGGTGTCCACCGGCTGTACCTCCGGCCTCGACTCCATCGGCCACGCCGTCGACCTGATCCGCGAGGGCAGCGCCGACGTCATGATCGCCGGGGCCACCGAGGCACCGATCTCCCCGATCAGCGTGGCCTGCTTCGACGCCATCAAGGCGACCAGTTCCCGCAACGACGACCCGGCGACCGCCTCACGCCCCTTCGACCGCACCCGCAACGGGTTCGTGCTCGGCGAGGGCTCCGCCGTTCTGGTCCTGGAGGAGTTCGAGCACGCCCGCAGTCGCGGCGCCCACGTGTACGCGGAGATCGCCGGATTCGCCGGGCGCTCCAACGCGTACCACATGACCGGACTGAGGTCCGACGGTGAGGAAATGGCCGAGGCCATCAGGGCCGCGCTCGACGAGGCGCGCCTGAACCCGGCCGCCGTCGACTACATCAACGCCCACGGCTCCGGCACCAAGCAGAACGACCGCCACGAGACCGCCGCGTTCAAGCGCAGCCTCGGCGACCACGCGTACCGGACGCCCGTCAGCTCCATCAAGTCGATGATCGGGCATTCCCTCGGTGCGATCGGAGCCCTCGAGGTCGCCGCGAGCGCCCTCGCCATCGAGCACAACACCGTGCCCCCGACGGCGAACCTGCACGAGGCCGACCCGGCCTGCGACCTCGACTACACCCCGCTCACGGCACGCGAACAGCGCACCGACACGGTGCTCAGCGTGGGAAGCGGCTTCGGCGGCTTCCAGAGCGCCATCGTCCTGACCCGGCCGCGACTGCAGGAGGCAGCATGA